GATAGATCATTTATGGATAAAACATTTGCAAGGATCACACAAATCCTTGACATAATTGCTGAACATAACCAAGCTTGGTACTCGAAAGACACCACGGGTGGAATTGCATATGGTCCTCCTTTCTTGACCAACATGATTAAggagaaccaagaaagagatcAAGTAACTGTCGGGCTTTCTACCAATGTCAATGTGTTGGCAAAAATATTCACTTAAAGTCAAACATGGAAGGTGAATGTCGTGGAAGATGTGCAACCAATGTCAAGTAAGGACTATGAAGAAGCAAATTATGTCCACAATTCACAAGGAGGATATCAAAGACCACCCTACCAAAGTTCCGGACAACCCAACCAATGGAGACCTAAACCACAAGGGCAAGGTAATCAACAATGGCgacatgaacaaggtagttcaaAACAAGGAAATTGgagtaataacaacaacaacttctcTAATCTCAGTTCAAACCCCCATGTTCCACCAAAGGGGCAATATTCTAACTCTCCACAATGGAAGGAGACTTTTTTAAGTGATTCAAAGTTGGAAAGCATGCTTGAGAGAgtattgcaaaatcaagagaGATCAGACACTTCAATGAAGAATATGACCGAGCTTGTGGTTTCTCACACCGCGTCTATTCAAAAGTTGGAGATGCAAATGAGATATCTCTCAAGAGAGCAAAATCTGAAGCAAAAAAGGCACACCCCAAGTGATAAAATTGCAAACCCAAAAGGTAGTGGGAGTGGTCCAACTTCTCAGTGTATGGAAATCAAAACTCGAAGTGGGAAACTACTTCAAGAAGAGAATGAACAAGTGGTCGAAGTG
This genomic stretch from Nicotiana sylvestris chromosome 9, ASM39365v2, whole genome shotgun sequence harbors:
- the LOC138877435 gene encoding uncharacterized protein, translating into MSSKDYEEANYVHNSQGGYQRPPYQSSGQPNQWRPKPQGQGNQQWRHEQGSSKQGNWSNNNNNFSNLSSNPHVPPKGQYSNSPQWKETFLSDSKLESMLERVLQNQERSDTSMKNMTELVVSHTASIQKLEMQMRYLSREQNLKQKRHTPSDKIANPKGSGSGPTSQCMEIKTRSGKLLQEENEQVVEVEDSEQEVEAQGEVPIVVEVERLPKKVRTQEVNHEEVKENIIEAEKNLAPIPRHPPPFLQRLDRKVDDSKLEKFYDILKQLSVNIPFVEAFQEMPGFAKHLKEFIAKKKTTKNEVVNVTHRVSSIIGTSAIQKKEDLGALTILCTIGLRLFCTSLL